From Streptomyces sp. NBC_00683, one genomic window encodes:
- the tal gene encoding transaldolase, translating into MTDALKRLSDEGVAIWLDDLSRTRITSGNLAELIDQSHVVGVTTNPSIFQKAISEGHGYDQQLTDLATRKVTVDEAIRMITTADVRDAADILRPVFDATDGQDGRVSIEVDPRLAHRTAATVAEAKQLAWLVDRPNTLIKIPATKAGLPAITEVIGKGISVNVTLIFSLERYREVMDAYLAGLEKAKAAGLDLSKIHSVASFFVSRVDSEIDKRLDAVGTDEAKALKGKAALANARLAYEAYEEVFSSDRWAALDKARANKQRPLWASTGVKDPAYKDTLYVDDLVAPGTVNTMPEGTLNATADHGQITGNTIAGTYEQARAELDAVGKLGVSYDDVVQLLEDEGVEKFEAAWIDLLNSTEAELKRLAPSEG; encoded by the coding sequence ATGACAGACGCACTCAAGCGCCTCTCCGACGAGGGCGTGGCGATCTGGCTCGATGACCTGTCCCGTACACGGATCACTTCCGGCAACCTGGCCGAGCTGATCGACCAGAGCCACGTCGTGGGTGTCACGACCAACCCGTCGATCTTCCAGAAGGCGATCTCCGAGGGCCACGGTTACGACCAGCAGCTCACCGACCTCGCCACCCGCAAGGTCACGGTCGACGAGGCCATCCGCATGATCACGACGGCCGACGTCCGCGACGCCGCCGACATCCTGCGCCCCGTCTTCGACGCCACCGACGGCCAGGACGGCCGGGTCTCCATCGAGGTCGACCCGCGCCTGGCCCACCGCACGGCGGCCACCGTCGCCGAGGCCAAGCAGCTGGCCTGGCTGGTGGACCGGCCGAACACGCTCATCAAGATCCCCGCGACGAAGGCCGGCCTGCCGGCGATCACCGAGGTCATCGGCAAGGGCATCAGCGTCAACGTGACGCTGATCTTCTCGCTGGAGCGCTACCGCGAGGTCATGGACGCCTACCTGGCGGGCCTGGAGAAGGCGAAGGCCGCGGGCCTGGACCTCTCCAAGATCCACTCGGTGGCCTCGTTCTTCGTGTCCCGTGTGGACAGCGAGATCGACAAGCGCCTGGACGCCGTGGGCACCGACGAGGCGAAGGCACTGAAGGGCAAGGCCGCTCTGGCCAACGCCCGCCTCGCCTACGAGGCGTACGAGGAGGTCTTCTCCTCCGACCGCTGGGCGGCCCTCGACAAGGCCCGCGCCAACAAGCAGCGTCCCCTGTGGGCCTCCACGGGCGTGAAGGACCCCGCGTACAAGGACACCCTGTACGTGGACGACCTGGTCGCCCCCGGCACGGTGAACACCATGCCCGAGGGCACGCTGAACGCCACGGCGGACCACGGACAGATCACGGGCAACACCATCGCCGGCACCTACGAGCAGGCACGTGCCGAGCTCGACGCCGTCGGGAAGCTCGGGGTCAGCTACGACGACGTCGTCCAGCTCCTCGAGGACGAGGGCGTCGAGAAGTTCGAGGCTGCCTGGATCGACCTGCTCAACTCCACCGAGGCCGAGCTCAAGCGCCTCGCTCCTTCGGAGGGCTGA
- the tkt gene encoding transketolase translates to MSTKPTTTDLQWTELDQRAVDTVRVLAADAVQKVGNGHPGTAMSLAPAAYTLFQKVMRHDPADADWTGRDRFVLSAGHSSLTLYIQLYLAGYGLELDDLKAFRTWGSKTPGHPEYGHTTGVETTTGPLGQGVANAVGMAMASRYERGLFDPEAAPGTSPFDHTIWVIAGDGCLQEGISAEASSLAGHQKLGNLVLLWDDNHISIEGDTETAVSEDTLKRYESYGWHVQRVDQSPSGDLDPEGLYRALLAAKAETERPSFIAARSIIAWPAPNAQNTEAAHGSALGDEEIAATKRVLGFDPEKTFEVSDEVISHTREALDRGREAKAEWEKSFAAWRTASPERAAEFDRISAGELPEGWEDKLPLFEAGHGVATRAASGKVLQALGGVIPELWGGSADLAGSNNTTIDKTSSFLPAGNPLPEADPYGRTIHFGIREHAMAAAMNGIALHGNTRIYGGTFLVFSDYMRNAVRLSALMHLPVTYVWTHDSVGLGEDGPTHQPVEHIASLRAIPGLNVVRPADANETTIAWREILRRYTKVFGKGAPHGLALTRQGVPTYAANENAAKGGYVLFEAEGGEPQAVLIGTGSEVQLAVEARDELQAAGVPTRVVSMPCVEWFEEQDQEYKDSVLPPSVKARVAVEAGIGLTWHRYVGDAGRIVSLEHFGASADAKVLFREFGFTAGHVAAAARESIAATAR, encoded by the coding sequence GTGAGCACCAAGCCGACCACCACAGACCTCCAGTGGACCGAATTGGACCAGCGGGCCGTGGACACTGTCCGCGTCCTCGCCGCGGACGCCGTACAGAAGGTCGGAAACGGCCACCCGGGTACGGCGATGAGCCTGGCTCCTGCCGCGTACACCCTCTTCCAGAAGGTGATGCGCCATGACCCGGCGGACGCGGACTGGACCGGCCGCGACCGGTTCGTCCTTTCCGCGGGCCACTCCAGCCTGACGCTCTACATCCAGCTCTACCTGGCCGGTTACGGCCTCGAGCTGGACGACCTCAAGGCCTTCCGCACCTGGGGCTCCAAGACGCCCGGCCACCCGGAGTACGGCCACACCACCGGTGTCGAGACGACGACCGGCCCGCTCGGCCAGGGTGTCGCCAACGCCGTGGGCATGGCGATGGCCTCCCGTTACGAGCGCGGCCTGTTCGACCCGGAGGCGGCCCCCGGCACCTCCCCGTTCGACCACACGATCTGGGTCATCGCCGGTGACGGCTGCCTCCAGGAGGGCATCTCCGCCGAGGCGTCCTCGCTGGCCGGCCACCAGAAGCTCGGCAACCTGGTGCTCCTGTGGGACGACAACCACATCTCGATCGAGGGCGACACGGAGACCGCGGTCTCCGAGGACACCCTCAAGCGGTACGAGTCCTACGGCTGGCACGTCCAGCGCGTCGACCAGTCGCCCAGCGGCGACCTGGACCCCGAGGGCCTCTACCGGGCGCTGCTGGCCGCCAAGGCCGAGACCGAGCGCCCGTCGTTCATCGCGGCCCGCTCGATCATCGCCTGGCCCGCCCCGAACGCCCAGAACACCGAGGCCGCGCACGGCTCGGCGCTCGGCGACGAGGAGATCGCGGCCACCAAGCGGGTGCTCGGCTTCGACCCGGAGAAGACCTTCGAGGTCTCCGACGAGGTCATCTCGCACACCCGTGAGGCACTGGACCGCGGCCGCGAGGCCAAGGCCGAGTGGGAGAAGTCCTTCGCGGCGTGGCGCACGGCCAGCCCGGAGCGCGCCGCCGAGTTCGACCGCATCTCCGCGGGCGAGCTGCCCGAGGGCTGGGAGGACAAGCTCCCCCTCTTCGAGGCGGGCCACGGTGTCGCCACCCGTGCGGCCTCCGGCAAGGTCCTGCAGGCGCTCGGCGGGGTCATCCCCGAGCTGTGGGGCGGCTCGGCCGACCTGGCCGGCTCGAACAACACCACGATCGACAAGACGTCGTCGTTCCTCCCGGCAGGCAACCCGCTGCCCGAGGCCGACCCGTACGGCCGGACGATCCACTTCGGCATCCGCGAGCACGCGATGGCCGCGGCCATGAACGGCATCGCGCTGCACGGCAACACCCGTATCTACGGCGGCACCTTCCTGGTGTTCTCCGACTACATGCGCAACGCCGTGCGCCTGTCCGCGCTGATGCACCTGCCGGTGACGTACGTGTGGACGCACGACTCGGTCGGCCTCGGTGAGGACGGTCCGACCCACCAGCCGGTCGAGCACATCGCCTCGCTGCGCGCCATCCCGGGCCTCAACGTCGTCCGCCCGGCCGACGCCAACGAGACCACGATCGCCTGGCGCGAGATCCTGCGCCGCTACACCAAGGTGTTCGGCAAGGGCGCCCCGCACGGTCTGGCGCTGACCCGCCAGGGTGTGCCGACGTACGCGGCGAACGAGAACGCGGCCAAGGGCGGCTACGTCCTGTTCGAGGCCGAGGGCGGTGAGCCGCAGGCGGTTCTGATCGGTACGGGCTCCGAGGTCCAGCTGGCCGTCGAGGCGCGGGACGAGCTCCAGGCGGCCGGTGTACCGACCCGTGTGGTCTCGATGCCGTGTGTCGAGTGGTTCGAGGAGCAGGACCAGGAGTACAAGGACAGCGTGCTGCCGCCGTCCGTCAAGGCCCGTGTCGCCGTCGAGGCCGGCATCGGTCTGACCTGGCACCGGTACGTGGGTGACGCGGGCCGGATCGTCTCGCTGGAGCACTTCGGTGCCTCGGCCGACGCCAAGGTCCTCTTCCGCGAGTTCGGCTTCACCGCCGGCCACGTGGCCGCCGCCGCCCGGGAATCTATCGCCGCCACCGCGCGCTGA
- a CDS encoding heme o synthase gives MCVTAVESRPAGVALTPSPVGHRPFGARIKAFVALTKPRIIELLLITTVPVMFLAAQGVPDLWLVVTTTIGGYLSAGGANALNMYIDRDIDALMDRTSQRPLVTGMVSPRECLVFGIALGVISTVWFGLLVNWLSAALSLGALLFYVVVYTMLLKRRTSQNIVWGGIAGCMPVLIGWSAVTNSMSWAAVILFAVIFFWTPPHYWPLSMKVKEDYARVGVPMLPVVASNRVVARQIVVYSWVMVGVSLLLTPLGYTGWFYTAVALLAGGFWLWEAHGLQNRARAGVTGGKLKEMRLFHWSITYVSLLFVAIAVDPFLR, from the coding sequence GTGTGCGTGACGGCCGTCGAGTCCCGACCCGCAGGGGTCGCCTTGACTCCGAGCCCAGTGGGCCATCGCCCGTTCGGGGCCCGCATCAAGGCATTCGTGGCACTTACCAAGCCGCGCATCATCGAGTTGCTGTTGATCACCACCGTTCCGGTGATGTTTCTTGCCGCTCAAGGCGTGCCCGACCTATGGCTCGTAGTCACCACCACCATCGGCGGATATCTCTCCGCGGGCGGTGCCAATGCGCTCAACATGTATATCGACCGTGACATCGACGCGCTGATGGACCGTACGTCCCAGAGGCCGCTGGTCACCGGCATGGTGAGCCCGCGCGAGTGCCTGGTCTTCGGAATCGCCCTCGGGGTGATTTCCACGGTCTGGTTCGGCCTGCTCGTCAACTGGCTCTCGGCCGCGCTCTCGCTCGGCGCACTTCTGTTCTACGTCGTCGTCTACACGATGCTGCTCAAGCGCCGGACCTCGCAGAACATCGTCTGGGGCGGAATCGCCGGCTGCATGCCCGTACTCATCGGCTGGTCCGCCGTGACCAATTCGATGTCCTGGGCCGCGGTCATTCTTTTCGCCGTCATCTTCTTCTGGACGCCGCCGCACTACTGGCCGCTGTCGATGAAGGTGAAGGAGGACTACGCCCGGGTCGGCGTCCCGATGCTCCCGGTCGTCGCCTCCAACCGGGTGGTGGCCCGCCAGATCGTCGTCTACAGCTGGGTGATGGTCGGCGTCTCGCTGCTCCTCACCCCACTGGGCTACACCGGCTGGTTCTACACGGCGGTCGCCCTGCTGGCCGGCGGCTTCTGGCTCTGGGAGGCGCACGGCCTGCAGAACCGGGCCAGGGCCGGGGTGACCGGAGGCAAGCTCAAGGAGATGCGGCTGTTCCACTGGTCCATCACCTACGTCTCCCTCCTGTTCGTCGCCATCGCGGTGGATCCCTTCCTGCGGTAG
- a CDS encoding COX15/CtaA family protein, protein MVRVETPLSYIAKRWTPSVTTARRAALSAVVMTVFIIVTGGAVRLTGSGLGCDTWPKCTDDSLFATPEQGLHGAIEFGNRMLTYVLSAAVGWAIVAARSLKPRRRGLTRLAWSQFWLVMGNAVIGGITVWAGLNPWSVAGHFLLANCLLTVAVLTWVRIGEGDGPRRPRAPKPVRTLSWAIVAASVVLIVLGTTVTGSGKHAGDSSDVPRMPWDWSAAAHVHAVAAWVVCALAIAMWLALRIVDAPADTRARSRDLLIVLVAQGTIGYVQYFSDVPEILVGLHMLGSGLMWIAVLRLLLSLRERPVATATVPAPAAGQRPEHTPVA, encoded by the coding sequence ATGGTGCGCGTGGAAACCCCCCTCTCCTACATCGCCAAGCGCTGGACGCCGTCCGTGACGACGGCCCGGCGTGCCGCACTGTCCGCAGTCGTCATGACGGTCTTCATCATCGTCACCGGCGGTGCCGTCCGGCTGACCGGTTCCGGTCTGGGCTGCGACACCTGGCCCAAGTGCACGGACGACAGCCTCTTCGCCACGCCGGAGCAGGGCCTGCACGGCGCCATCGAATTCGGCAACCGCATGCTCACGTACGTCCTCTCGGCCGCGGTCGGCTGGGCGATCGTCGCGGCGCGCTCCCTGAAGCCCCGCCGGCGCGGTCTGACCCGGCTCGCCTGGTCGCAGTTCTGGCTCGTGATGGGGAACGCCGTCATCGGCGGTATCACGGTCTGGGCGGGCCTCAACCCGTGGTCGGTGGCCGGCCACTTCCTGCTCGCCAACTGCCTGCTCACCGTGGCCGTCCTCACCTGGGTGCGGATCGGTGAGGGCGACGGCCCCCGCCGCCCGCGCGCCCCGAAGCCGGTGCGCACCCTGTCCTGGGCGATCGTGGCGGCCTCGGTGGTCCTGATCGTGCTCGGCACCACGGTGACCGGCTCGGGCAAGCACGCCGGGGACAGCAGCGACGTACCGCGCATGCCGTGGGACTGGTCCGCCGCGGCCCATGTCCACGCCGTCGCCGCCTGGGTGGTCTGCGCCCTGGCGATCGCGATGTGGCTGGCCCTGCGGATCGTGGACGCCCCAGCCGACACCCGGGCGCGCTCCCGGGACCTGCTGATCGTCCTGGTGGCGCAGGGCACCATCGGGTACGTCCAGTACTTCAGCGACGTCCCCGAGATCCTGGTCGGCCTCCACATGCTCGGCTCGGGCCTGATGTGGATCGCCGTGCTGCGACTGCTGCTGTCGCTGCGCGAGCGCCCGGTGGCGACGGCCACCGTTCCCGCCCCGGCGGCCGGACAGCGGCCTGAGCACACGCCCGTGGCCTGA
- a CDS encoding ABC transporter permease, with product MSAGTYTPRPGAAPLPRMIAAQAALETRMLLRNGEQLLLTVVIPTLLLVLFSAVDIVDTGAGEPVDFLAPGILALAVMSTAFTGQAIATGFERRYGVLKRLGASPLPRWGLMAAKTLAVLVTEVLQIVLLTVIAFALGWSPEGSPFAVLLLLVLGTVAFSGLGLLMAGTLKAEATLAAANLVFLLLLVGGGVIVPLDRFPDAAQSVLGLLPISALSDGLRDVLQHGAPMPWGDLGILAVWAVLGLGAAAKFFRWE from the coding sequence ATGAGCGCCGGTACGTACACCCCACGCCCCGGCGCCGCCCCGCTGCCGCGCATGATCGCCGCGCAGGCCGCGCTGGAGACGCGGATGCTGCTGCGCAACGGCGAGCAGCTGCTGCTGACGGTGGTCATTCCGACGCTGCTGCTGGTGCTGTTCAGCGCGGTCGACATCGTCGACACGGGCGCGGGCGAGCCGGTCGACTTCCTGGCGCCCGGCATTCTCGCGCTCGCGGTGATGTCCACGGCCTTCACCGGCCAGGCCATCGCGACGGGGTTCGAGCGGCGCTACGGGGTACTCAAGCGACTGGGCGCCTCACCGCTGCCGCGCTGGGGCCTGATGGCCGCGAAGACCCTCGCGGTGCTGGTCACCGAGGTGCTGCAGATCGTCCTGCTCACGGTGATCGCCTTCGCGCTGGGCTGGTCCCCCGAGGGCAGCCCGTTCGCCGTCCTGCTGCTCCTGGTGCTGGGCACCGTGGCCTTCTCCGGCCTCGGGCTGCTGATGGCGGGGACGCTGAAGGCCGAGGCGACCCTCGCGGCGGCCAACCTGGTCTTCCTGCTGCTGCTGGTCGGCGGCGGGGTCATCGTGCCGCTGGACAGGTTCCCGGACGCGGCGCAGTCGGTCCTCGGGCTGCTGCCGATCTCGGCGCTCTCGGACGGCCTCAGGGACGTCCTCCAGCACGGCGCCCCGATGCCGTGGGGCGACCTGGGAATCCTCGCGGTGTGGGCGGTGCTCGGGCTGGGCGCGGCGGCGAAGTTCTTCCGCTGGGAGTGA
- a CDS encoding ABC transporter ATP-binding protein, with protein MSSEPVVQVKALVKRYGTKTAVDGLDLEVRAGAVTAVLGPNGAGKTTTVETCEGYRRPDDGTVRVLGLDPVADAAALRPRIGVMLQSGGVYSGARADEMLKHMAKLHAHPLDVGMLIERLGLGSCGRTSYRRLSGGQQQRLALAMAVVGRPELVFLDEPTAGLDPQARRSTWDLIRELRTDGVSVVLTTHFMDEAEELADDIAVIDAGRVIAQGSPEQLRRGGAENTLRFTGRPGLDLASLLKALPDGTEAAELTTGAYRITGRIDPELLATVTSWCAQHGVMPDGIAVERHTLEDVFLELTGKELRA; from the coding sequence ATGAGCAGCGAGCCCGTCGTACAGGTCAAGGCCCTGGTAAAGCGCTACGGCACCAAGACCGCAGTGGACGGCCTCGACCTGGAGGTCCGGGCGGGCGCGGTGACCGCGGTCCTCGGCCCCAACGGCGCCGGCAAGACCACCACCGTCGAGACCTGCGAGGGCTACCGCAGGCCGGACGACGGGACCGTGCGGGTCCTCGGCCTCGACCCGGTCGCCGACGCGGCCGCACTCCGTCCCCGCATCGGCGTGATGCTGCAGTCCGGCGGCGTCTACTCCGGTGCGCGCGCCGACGAGATGCTCAAGCACATGGCGAAGCTGCACGCCCACCCGCTGGACGTCGGCATGCTCATCGAACGTCTGGGGCTCGGCAGCTGCGGCCGGACCAGCTACCGCCGGCTCTCCGGTGGCCAGCAGCAGCGCCTCGCCCTGGCGATGGCCGTCGTCGGCCGGCCCGAGCTGGTCTTCCTGGACGAACCGACCGCGGGCCTCGACCCGCAGGCACGCCGCTCCACCTGGGATCTGATCCGGGAGCTGCGCACCGACGGCGTGTCGGTCGTCCTCACCACCCACTTCATGGACGAGGCCGAGGAACTCGCCGATGACATCGCCGTCATCGACGCGGGCCGGGTCATCGCCCAGGGCAGCCCGGAGCAGCTGCGCCGCGGCGGCGCCGAGAACACCCTGCGCTTCACCGGCCGTCCCGGGCTGGATCTCGCCTCGCTCCTGAAGGCCCTGCCCGACGGCACCGAGGCGGCCGAGCTCACCACGGGCGCGTACCGCATCACCGGGAGGATCGACCCGGAGCTGCTGGCCACCGTCACCTCCTGGTGCGCCCAGCACGGCGTGATGCCGGACGGCATCGCGGTGGAGCGGCACACCCTCGAGGACGTCTTCCTCGAACTGACCGGCAAGGAGCTGCGCGCATGA
- a CDS encoding S8 family serine peptidase: MTRRSTRLRRRSAAALLTAAATAIPLLISASPAQARETEPAPQSAYQAKSEGELLKQFAVQDEVTFWVGLKAEADVTSAHKAKGKTAKARAVLETKTAFAKKSQAGVIALAKDAGARYKSFWIANTVQITGDKALAEKIAARSDVATIEADDPVTIPDPLPGTGEPEVDAVEWNIDRINAPKVWSGFGVKGEGIVVANIDSGVQFDHPALQAAYRGTKADGTYSHDYNWFDPASVCATAAPCDNNGHGTHTMGTMVGADGIGVAPGAKWIAAKGCATSSCARDTLLASGQWVVAPTDSAGANPRPELAPDVVNNSWGANVYDAWYRDTVQSWRDAGIFPAFSNGNNGPSCTTSGSPGSYTNSYSSGAFDINNAIASFSARGTGENAEIKPDLAAPGVNVRSSWAGGGYNTISGTSMASPHTAATVALMWAASPAIAGDVAATEALLDSTAIDTAADQCGGTPARNNVFGEGRLDAFEAVNATPRGALGAVSGSVTSGGAAVADAVVTFEGPMRATATTAADGAYALPKLMVGDYEVSVAKFGYVPAKGAVTVVENGAAVKDFPLAPAPAATLSGKVTSSAGAEAGAVVAAQGTPVTTTAGADGSYSLTLPQGSYTLTVTPAGACATATSLTVDIAADLTQDIALDDRTDTFGYSCSTESAADFPAGTEKLTYTSTTSGAASFSLPFTFALYGKGYTTATATLEGVLAFGTSSTSSTNATLPTTGTPNGALYPLWDNMTVDASGGVYWAVTGTAPHRRAVVEWRDALVVTGGTRATFSAVIGEDGSVSYHYKSVPGNGATATVGLENATGTDALLYSFNAPVITDGTTLSFGAKARGVVAGKVVDANDNEPLAGATVTVAGESVTTAGNGTYALQPAAGEYTVEVSADRYATASAPVDAKAGDVAYTTTALGTPLVRSAQDTVKLVVPAGQSRTRTLDLANAGTESAYAVTEKQDAGWLGLSSAEGTLARGAEASVPLAFDTSGATPGTVLTATLVLTSGSGRAPVVEIPVSVVVPAYQTALDTGARSSAVDTLGDTWTVDPAYTAGAYGYLGSTSRVTTSRTVSATDDPARYATARQGMYEYRFDGLPSGTYRIELGFAELASNDPTDRVFDVMAEGAQVVPNLDLALEAGRYTAHDRAFTVTVTDGQLNLRFVANEGRTLVNSIRVTERSDLAAG, encoded by the coding sequence GTGACCAGACGTTCCACGCGTCTCAGACGGCGGTCCGCCGCCGCACTCCTCACCGCGGCAGCGACCGCGATACCGCTCCTGATCAGCGCATCCCCGGCCCAGGCCAGGGAGACCGAGCCGGCGCCGCAGTCCGCGTACCAGGCCAAGTCCGAGGGCGAGCTGCTCAAGCAGTTCGCCGTGCAGGACGAGGTGACCTTCTGGGTCGGCCTGAAGGCGGAAGCGGATGTCACGTCCGCTCACAAGGCGAAGGGCAAGACGGCCAAGGCCCGCGCCGTTCTCGAAACGAAGACCGCGTTCGCCAAGAAGTCCCAGGCCGGGGTCATCGCACTGGCCAAGGACGCCGGAGCGCGGTACAAGTCGTTCTGGATCGCCAACACCGTGCAGATCACCGGCGACAAGGCACTCGCCGAGAAGATCGCCGCCCGTTCCGACGTGGCCACCATCGAGGCCGACGACCCGGTCACGATTCCCGACCCGCTGCCCGGCACCGGCGAGCCCGAGGTCGACGCCGTCGAGTGGAACATCGACCGGATCAACGCGCCCAAGGTGTGGAGCGGCTTCGGCGTCAAGGGCGAGGGCATCGTCGTCGCCAACATCGACTCCGGCGTCCAGTTCGACCACCCGGCGCTCCAGGCCGCCTACCGCGGCACCAAGGCCGACGGCACGTACAGCCACGACTACAACTGGTTCGACCCGGCCTCGGTCTGCGCCACGGCCGCACCGTGCGACAACAACGGCCACGGCACGCACACCATGGGCACCATGGTGGGCGCCGACGGCATCGGCGTCGCTCCGGGCGCCAAGTGGATCGCCGCAAAGGGCTGCGCGACCAGCTCCTGCGCCCGGGACACCCTGCTCGCCTCCGGCCAGTGGGTCGTCGCCCCCACCGACTCCGCCGGCGCCAACCCGCGCCCGGAGCTGGCACCCGACGTGGTGAACAACTCCTGGGGCGCCAACGTCTACGACGCCTGGTACCGGGACACCGTCCAGTCCTGGAGGGACGCCGGCATCTTCCCGGCCTTCTCCAACGGCAACAACGGCCCCAGCTGCACCACCTCGGGCAGCCCCGGCTCGTACACCAACTCCTACTCCTCGGGCGCGTTCGACATCAACAACGCCATCGCCTCCTTCTCCGCCCGCGGAACCGGCGAGAACGCGGAGATCAAGCCCGACCTCGCGGCGCCGGGAGTCAACGTCCGCTCCTCCTGGGCGGGCGGCGGCTACAACACGATCTCCGGTACGTCGATGGCCTCCCCGCACACCGCGGCGACCGTCGCCCTGATGTGGGCGGCCTCGCCCGCCATCGCCGGTGACGTCGCGGCCACGGAGGCGCTGCTCGACTCCACCGCCATCGACACCGCCGCCGACCAGTGCGGCGGCACGCCCGCCCGCAACAACGTCTTCGGCGAGGGCCGGCTCGACGCCTTCGAGGCGGTCAACGCCACCCCGCGCGGAGCGCTCGGAGCCGTCAGCGGCAGCGTCACCTCCGGCGGCGCGGCCGTCGCCGACGCCGTCGTCACCTTCGAGGGGCCGATGCGCGCGACCGCGACGACCGCGGCGGACGGCGCCTACGCGCTGCCCAAGCTGATGGTCGGCGACTACGAGGTCTCCGTCGCCAAGTTCGGGTACGTCCCGGCGAAGGGTGCGGTGACCGTCGTCGAGAACGGTGCGGCGGTCAAGGACTTCCCGCTGGCCCCGGCGCCCGCGGCCACCCTGTCGGGCAAGGTCACCAGCTCCGCGGGCGCCGAGGCAGGCGCCGTCGTCGCGGCCCAGGGAACCCCGGTCACCACGACGGCCGGGGCCGACGGCTCGTACAGCCTCACGCTCCCGCAGGGCTCGTACACCCTGACGGTCACCCCGGCGGGCGCCTGTGCCACCGCGACCTCGCTCACGGTCGACATCGCCGCCGACCTCACCCAGGACATCGCCCTGGACGACCGGACCGACACCTTCGGCTACTCCTGCAGCACCGAGAGCGCCGCCGACTTCCCGGCCGGCACCGAGAAGCTGACCTACACCTCCACCACCTCGGGTGCGGCCTCCTTCAGCCTGCCGTTCACGTTCGCGTTGTACGGCAAGGGCTACACGACGGCGACCGCGACCCTGGAGGGTGTGCTGGCGTTCGGTACCTCGTCCACCAGCAGCACCAACGCCACGCTGCCGACCACCGGGACCCCCAACGGGGCGCTCTACCCGCTGTGGGACAACATGACGGTCGACGCCTCGGGAGGCGTGTACTGGGCGGTCACCGGCACCGCGCCGCACCGCAGGGCCGTCGTCGAGTGGCGGGACGCCCTGGTCGTGACCGGCGGCACGCGCGCCACGTTCTCCGCCGTGATCGGCGAGGACGGCTCGGTCTCGTACCACTACAAGAGCGTGCCGGGCAACGGTGCCACCGCGACGGTGGGCCTGGAGAACGCCACGGGCACGGACGCGCTCCTCTACTCCTTCAACGCCCCGGTCATCACGGACGGCACCACCCTGTCCTTCGGTGCCAAGGCCCGCGGCGTCGTGGCAGGCAAGGTCGTCGACGCCAACGACAACGAGCCGCTGGCCGGTGCCACCGTCACCGTCGCCGGGGAGAGCGTGACCACGGCGGGCAACGGCACGTACGCGCTGCAGCCGGCCGCGGGGGAGTACACCGTGGAGGTCTCGGCCGACCGCTACGCGACCGCCTCCGCACCGGTCGACGCGAAGGCGGGAGACGTCGCGTACACCACGACGGCGCTCGGCACACCGCTGGTGCGGTCCGCGCAGGACACCGTGAAACTGGTCGTTCCGGCCGGGCAGTCCCGTACCCGGACGCTGGACCTGGCGAACGCCGGTACGGAGTCGGCCTACGCCGTGACCGAGAAGCAGGACGCGGGCTGGCTCGGGCTGTCCTCCGCCGAGGGCACGCTCGCCCGGGGCGCGGAGGCATCCGTTCCGCTCGCCTTCGACACGAGCGGCGCCACGCCCGGCACGGTTCTCACCGCGACCCTGGTGCTCACCAGCGGCAGCGGCCGTGCGCCGGTGGTCGAGATCCCGGTGAGCGTCGTCGTCCCGGCGTACCAGACGGCGCTGGACACCGGCGCCAGGAGCTCGGCCGTCGACACGCTCGGTGACACCTGGACGGTCGACCCGGCCTACACCGCGGGCGCCTACGGGTATCTCGGGAGCACCTCGCGGGTCACCACGTCGAGGACCGTCTCGGCGACCGACGACCCGGCACGCTACGCGACGGCGCGGCAGGGCATGTACGAGTACCGCTTCGACGGGCTGCCCTCGGGCACGTACCGGATCGAGCTGGGCTTCGCCGAGCTCGCCTCCAACGATCCGACCGACCGGGTCTTCGACGTGATGGCCGAGGGGGCACAGGTCGTGCCCAACCTCGACCTGGCGCTGGAGGCCGGGCGGTACACCGCGCACGACCGTGCGTTCACCGTCACGGTCACCGACGGCCAGCTGAACCTCCGGTTCGTGGCCAATGAGGGCAGGACGCTGGTCAACTCGATCAGAGTGACCGAGCGGTCCGACCTCGCGGCGGGCTGA